In Brassica rapa cultivar Chiifu-401-42 chromosome A06, CAAS_Brap_v3.01, whole genome shotgun sequence, a single window of DNA contains:
- the LOC103872555 gene encoding LOW QUALITY PROTEIN: leucine-rich repeat receptor-like protein kinase PEPR2 (The sequence of the model RefSeq protein was modified relative to this genomic sequence to represent the inferred CDS: inserted 1 base in 1 codon) encodes MMILGLVEITLLCSLFVSFRLDSVSSLNSDGLALLSLLSHFDKVPPQVNSTWKENTSETTPCNNWFGVTCDGSLNVETLNLSTSGVSGQLGSEIGELKSLITLDLSNNSLSGPLPSSLGNCTSLQYLDLSENGFSGEIPDNFGSLKNLTYLYLTSNFFSGELPESLFQLSLLQVLNLXYNNLTGLIPASVGGLKELSDLTLSHNDLSGPIPESIGNCSKLEYLYLHKNKLNGSLPESLNLLKNLSEVFVSNNSLGGRIRFGSSNCKKLVTLELSYNHFEGGVPPELGNCSNLDSLVIIGCNLTGNIPSSLGMLKKVTVINLGENRLSGNIPPELGNCSSLKTLKLNDNQLEGELPSALGKLKKLQILQLFRNKLSGGIPIEVTELKNLKSLTLFNNRFYGGIPMSLGVNTSLEGVDLIGNSFTGEIPPDLCHGQKLTVFNLGSNQLHGKIPPSIGHCKTLRRIRLGGNKLSGVLPEFPETHNLYFVELKGNNIEGSIPRSLGSCKNLLTVDLSQNKLTGLIPPELGNLQNLGLLNLSHNHLEGPLPSQLSSCVGILEFDVGSNSLNGSVPSSFRSWKSLTTLVLSHNRFSGAIPPFLAEFGRLIDLQVARNAFKGEIPSSLGLLKHLNSLDLSGNGFTGEIPAFLVGLVDLVRLNISNNKLTGNLSVLQSRSFFQLDVSNNQLTGPIPEKLMNSSSVFTGNPSLCIQPSHSVSAVIRKEFKTCKGQAKLSTWMIAIIAVGSFLSALALLFALVLVFTCCKRGVKTEDTPVLDEEEGLSLLLNKVLTATDNLDDKYIIGRGAHGVVYKASLAPGEEYAVKKLIFAESVRANQNMKREIETIGQVRHRNLVRLERFWIMKDNGLMLYKYMPNGSLHDVLHRGNNQGETGLDWSARFNIALGIAHGLEYLHHDCHPPIIHRDIKPENILMDSEMEPHIGDFGLARILDDSTISTATITGTTGYIAPENAYKTVRCKESDVYSYGVVLLELITGKRAVDRSFPEETDIVSWVRSVLSSYEDDEDYTVSPIVDPRLVDELLDTKVREQAILVTDLALVCSDKRSENRPSMRDVVKELTDVKDLVRSTSGSVQ; translated from the exons ATGATGATTCTAGGGTTAGTGGAAATTACCCtcctttgctctctttttgTCTCTTTCCGTTTAGACTCTGTCTCCTCTCTAAACTCGGATGGTTTGGCTTTACTTTCGCTTCTCAGCCACTTTGACAAAGTACCACCTCAAGTCAATTCCACGTGGAAGGAGAACACATCTGAAACCACTCCGTGTAATAACTGGTTTGGTGTCACTTGTGATGGTTCTCTTAACGTCGAGACTCTTAATCTGAGTACATCTGGTGTTTCAGGGCAACTAGGTTCCGAAATTGGAGAGCTTAAGAGCTTGATCACTCTGGATCTGAGTAACAATAGTTTATCTGGTCCGTTGCCTTCCAGTTTAGGAAACTGTACTTCACTTCAGTATTTGGATTTGTCTGAAAATGGGTTTTCCGGAGAGATTCCAGATAATTTTGGCAGCTTGAAGAATTTGACTTATCTGTATCTCACTTCAAACTTCTTCAGTGGCGAGTTGCCTGAGTCCTTGTTCCAGCTTTCCTTGCTACAAGTGCTGAATC GATACAACAATCTTACCGGTCTGATTCCTGCAAGTGTTGGTGGGTTGAAAGAGCTTTCAGATCTGACCTTGTCTCATAATGACTTGTCTGGTCCCATCCCTGAGTCCATTGGGAACTGCAGTAAGCTGGAGTATCTGTACTTGCACAAGAACAAGCTTAATGGTTCGTTACCGGAAAGTCTCAACCTGCTCAAGAATCTCAGTGAAGTGTTTGTCAGCAACAACAGCCTTGGAGGGAGGATTCGTTTCGGTTCAAGCAACTGCAAGAAGTTGGTGACTTTGGAACTGTCTTACAATCATTTCGAAGGTGGTGTTCCTCCTGAACTTGGCAACTGCAGTAACCTTGACTCTTTAGTCATCATCGGATGTAACTTGACAGGTAACATTCCATCATCATTGGGTATGTTAAAAAAGGTTACCGTTATTAACCTCGGTGAGAATCGTCTCTCTGGGAATATCCCTCCTGAGCTCGGGAACTGCAGCAGCTTGAAAACCTTGAAGCTGAACGACAACCAGCTCGAAGGAGAGTTACCCTCTGCATTGGGTAAGCTAAAGAAGCTACAAATCCTGCAGCTTTTCAGGAATAAGCTGTCTGGTGGGATTCCTATTGAAGTTACTGAGCTGAAGAATCTTAAGTCGCTTACTCTGTTTAACAACAGATTTTATGGAGGGATACCAATGAGTTTAGGCGTGAATACAAGCTTAGAGGGGGTGGATCTTATTGGTAACAGTTTTACAGGGGAGATACCTCCCGATCTATGCCATGGACAGAAGTTGACGGTTTTTAACTTGGGTTCTAATCAGCTTCATGGTAAGATACCACCGTCTATTGGTCATTGTAAGACCCTCAGGAGAATCAGGCTTGGAGGAAACAAGCTTTCAGGTGTTCTTCCGGAGTTTCCTGAGACACATAATCTTTATTTTGTGGAACTcaaaggcaacaacattgaagGATCCATCCCTCGCAGCTTGGGAAGCTGCAAGAATCTCCTAACAGTTGACCTGTCTCAAAACAAACTCACTGGTTTGATACCCCCAGAACTGGGAAATCTGCAAAACCTCGGACTGTTGAATCTTTCACATAACCACCTGGAAGGtcctctgccatctcagctatCTAGCTGTGTGGGAATACTGGAGTTTGATGTCGGATCCAACTCACTGAACGGTTCTGTTCCTTCGAGTTTCAGAAGCTGGAAAAGCTTGACTACTTTGGTTCTCAGCCATAATCGGTTTTCAGGAGCCATTCCACCGTTCTTGGCCGAGTTTGGCCGCCTAATAGATCTCCAGGTAGCTAGAAATGCTTTTAAAGGTGAGATTCCTTCCTCTCTTGGCTTGTTAAAGCACCTGAACAGCTTAGACCTCAGTGGAAACGGATTCACCGGCGAGATCCCAGCCTTTCTGGTAGGTCTTGTTGATCTCGTACGGCTCAACATATCCAACAATAAGTTGACAGGGAACTTATCCGTTCTTCAGAGTCGTAGTTTCTTTCAGCTTGACGTCTCGAACAATCAGCTCACCGGTCCAATACCGGAAAAGCTGATGAATAGTTCATCAGTATTTACTGGAAACCCAAGCCTCTGCATTCAACCTTCTCACTCAGTAAGTGCAGTGATCCGTAAAGAGTTTAAAACTTGCAAAGGTCAAGCCAAACTTAGCACCTGGATGATCGCCATTATAGCAGTTGGTTCCTTTCTATCTGCATTGGCTTTACTTTTTGCTTTAGTTTTGGTTTTTACCTGCTGCAAAAGAGGAGTCAAGACAGAAGATACTCCTGTCCTCGACGAGGAAGAAGGTCTTTCCTTACTGCTTAACAAAGTTCTCACAGCCACTGACAATCTAGACGACAAGTACATCATTGGAAGAGGAGCTCATGGAGTTGTTTACAAAGCCTCATTAGCCCCAGGCGAAGAATACGCCGTGAAGAAACTCATCTTCGCAGAAAGCGTACGTGCAAACCAGAATATGAAGAGAGAGATCGAGACGATCGGGCAAGTTAGGCATAGAAACCTCGTTCGGTTGGAAAGGTTTTGGATTATGAAAGACAATGGCCTGATGCTGTACAAGTACATGCCCAATGGAAGCTTACACGACGTTCTGCACAGAGGCAATAATCAAGGAGAAACAGGTCTTGACTGGTCTGCACGGTTCAACATAGCTCTTGGGATTGCACACGGGCTAGAGTATCTACACCATGACTGTCATCCACCAATCATCCACCGTGACATCAAACCAGAGAACATACTTATGGACTCGGAGATGGAGCCTCACATTGGAGATTTCGGATTGGCTAGGATTCTTGATGACTCGACTATTTCAACAGCAACCATCACAGGCACCACTGGTTACATTGCACCAG AAAATGCGTACAAGACGGTGAGATGCAAGGAATCAGATGTTTATAGTTATGGAGTTGTTTTGCTTGAGCTGATAACGGGAAAGAGAGCAGTGGACAGATCTTTCCCTGAGGAGACTGATATCGTGAGCTGGGTTAGATCTGTGTTAAGCAGCTACGAGGATGACGAGGATTATACTGTTAGTCCAATCGTTGATCCAAGGCTTGTGGATGAGCTTCTAGATACAAAGGTTAGAGAACAGGCAATTCTAGTTACAGACTTGGCACTTGTGTGTTCGGACAAAAGGTCAGAGAACAGACCGTCCATGAGAGATGTGGTGAAAGAGTTGACTGATGTGAAAGATCTTGTAAGAAGCACTTCTGGTTCAGTTCAATAG
- the LOC103872556 gene encoding leucine-rich repeat receptor-like protein kinase PEPR2 has translation MMNIGLVGITLLCCLFVSFRIDSVSSLNSEGLALLSLLNHFDTVPIEVNSTWKKNTSETTPCNNWFGVICDDDSGKVETLNLSGSEVSGQLGSEIGELKSLITLDLSNNSLSGPLPSSLGNCTSLQYLDLSENGFSGEIPDHFGSLKNLTYLYLTSNFFSGELPESLFQLPLLQVLNLDHNNLTGLIPASVGELKELSDLTLSHNDLSGPIPESIGNCSKLEYLYLHKNKLNGSLPESLNLLKNLSEVFVSNNSLGGRIRFGSSNCKKLVALELSYNHFEGGVPPELGNCSNLDSLVIIGCNLTGNIPSSLGMLKKVTLINLGDNRLSGNIPHELGNCSSLHTLKLNGNQLQGEIPAALGNLKKLQSLELFENKLSGEIPISVWKIQSLTQMVVHNNTLTGELPAEVTELKNLKKLLMFNNSFHGGIPMSLGVNRSLEEVDLIGNSFTGEIPPNLCHGQKLRFFNLGSNQLHGSIPPSVGQCKTLERIWLGGNKLSGVLPEFPDTHSLEFVEIKGNNIEGSIPRSLGSCKNLQTIDFSQNKLTGLIPPELGNLQNLQRLNLSHNHLEGSLPSQLSGCVKMLEFDVGSNSLNGSVSSSFSSWKSLTTLVLSNNRFSGAIPSFLKELGSLIDLQVARNAFEGEIPSSLGSLKHLNSLDLSGNGFTGEIPAFLGGLVDLVRLNISNNKLTGNLSVLESRSFFQLDVSNNHLTGPIPERLMNSSSVFTGNPSLCIQPSHSVSAVIRKEFKTCKGQAKLCTWMIAIIAVGSFLSALALLFALVLVFTCCKRGVKTEDTPVLDEEEGLSLLLNKVLTATDNLDDKYIIGRGAHGVVYKASLAPGEEYAVKKLIFAESVRANQNMKREIETIGQVRHRNLVRLERFWIMKDNGLMLYKYMPNGSLHDVLHRGNNQGETGLDWSARFNIALGIAHGLEYLHHDCHPPIIHRDIKPENILMDSEMEPHIGDFGLARILDDSTISTATITGTTGYIAPENAYKTVRCKESDVYSYGVVLLELITGKRAVDRSFPEETDIVSWVRSVLSSYEDEEDYTVSPIVDPRLVDELLDTQVREQAILVTDLALVCTDKRPGNRPSMRDVVKELTDVKDLVRSTSGSVQ, from the exons ATGATGAATATTGGGTTAGTTGGAATTACTCTGCTTTGTTGTCTCTTTGTCTCTTTCCGTATTGATTCTGTCTCCTCTCTTAACTCGGAAGGTTTGGCTTTGCTTTCGCTTCTCAATCACTTTGACACGGTACCAATCGAAGTAAATTCGACGTGGAAGAAGAACACATCTGAAACCACTCCGTGTAATAACTGGTTTGGTGTCATCTGTGATGATGATTCAGGTAAAGTCGAGACCCTTAATCTGAGTGGGTCTGAGGTTTCGGGCCAATTAGGTTCTGAAATAGGGGAGCTTAAGAGCTTGATCACTCTGGATTTGAGTAACAATAGTTTATCTGGTCCGTTGCCTTCCAGTTTAGGAAACTGTACTTCACTTCAGTACTTGGATTTGTCTGAAAATGGGTTTTCCGGAGAGATTCCAGATCATTTTGGTAGCTTGAAGAATTTGACTTATCTGTATCTCACTTCAAACTTCTTCAGTGGCGAGTTGCCTGAGTCCTTGTTCCAGCTTCCCTTGCTACAAGTGCTGAATCTTGATCACAACAATCTTACCGGTCTGATTCCTGCAAGTGTTGGTGAGTTGAAAGAGCTTTCAGATCTGACCTTGTCTCATAATGACTTGTCTGGTCCCATCCCTGAGTCCATTGGGAACTGCAGTAAGCTGGAGTATCTGTACTTGCACAAGAACAAGCTTAATGGTTCGTTACCGGAAAGTCTCAACCTGCTCAAGAATCTCAGCGAAGTGTTTGTCAGCAACAACAGCCTTGGAGGGAGGATTCGTTTCGGTTCAAGCAACTGCAAGAAGTTGGTGGCTTTGGAACTCTCCTACAATCATTTCGAAGGTGGTGTTCCTCCTGAACTTGGCAACTGCAGTAACCTTGACTCTTTGGTCATCATCGGATGTAACTTGACAGGTAACATTCCATCATCACTGGGTATGTTGAAAAAGGTTACGCTTATTAACCTCGGCGACAATCGTCTCTCTGGGAATATCCCTCATGAGCTTGGGAACTGCAGCAGCTTACATACTTTGAAGCTGAACGGCAACCAGCTCCAAGGCGAGATACCCGCTGCATTGGGTAACCTAAAGAAGCTACAAAGTCTGGAGCTTTTCGAGAATAAGCTGTCTGGTGAGATTCCTATCAGCGTATGGAAGATTCAGAGTCTGACACAGATGGTCGTTCACAACAACACTCTCACCGGAGAACTACCAGCTGAAGTTACCGAGCTGAAGAATCTTAAGAAGCTTTTGATGTTTAACAACAGCTTTCATGGAGGGATACCGATGAGTTTAGGTGTGAATAGAAGCTTAGAGGAGGTGGATCTAATTGGTAACAGTTTTACAGGAGAGATACCTCCCAATCTCTGCCATGGACAGAAGTTGAGGTTTTTTAACTTGGGTTCTAATCAGCTTCATGGTAGCATACCACCGTCTGTTGGTCAGTGTAAGACCCTTGAGAGAATCTGGCTTGGAGGAAACAAGCTTTCTGGTGTTCTTCCTGAGTTTCCTGACACACATAGTCTTGAGTTTGTGGAAATcaaaggcaacaacattgaagGATCCATCCCTCGCAGCTTGGGAAGCTGTAAAAATCTCCAGACAATCGACTTTTCTCAAAACAAACTCACCGGTCTGATACCTCCAGAACTGGGAAATCTACAAAACCTCCAACGGCTGAATCTTTCACATAACCACCTGGAAGGttctctgccatctcagctatCAGGCTGTGTGAAAATGCTGGAGTTTGATGTCGGCTCCAACTCATTGAACGGTTCTGTTTCATCGAGTTTCAGCAGCTGGAAAAGCTTGACTACTTTGGTTCTCAGCAATAATCGGTTTTCAGGAGCCATTCCATCGTTCTTGAAAGAGCTTGGCAGCCTAATAGATCTCCAGGTAGCTAGAAATGCTTTTGAAGGTGAGATTCCTTCCTCTCTTGGCTCGTTAAAGCACCTGAACAGCTTAGACCTCAGTGGAAACGGATTCACCGGCGAGATTCCAGCCTTTCTGGGAGGTCTTGTTGATCTCGTACGGCTCAACATATCCAACAATAAGTTGACAGGGAACTTATCCGTTCTTGAAAGTCGTAGTTTCTTTCAGCTTGACGTCTCGAATAATCACCTCACTGGTCCAATACCGGAAAGGCTGATGAATAGTTCATCAGTATTTACTGGAAACCCAAGCCTCTGCATTCAACCTTCTCACTCAGTAAGTGCAGTGATCCGTAAAGAGTTTAAAACTTGCAAAGGTCAAGCCAAACTTTGCACCTGGATGATCGCCATTATAGCAGTTGGTTCCTTTCTATCTGCATTGGCTTTACTTTTTGCTTTAGTTTTGGTTTTTACCTGCTGCAAAAGAGGAGTCAAGACAGAAGATACTCCTGTCCTCGACGAGGAAGAAGGTCTTTCCTTACTGCTTAACAAAGTTCTCACAGCCACTGACAATCTAGACGACAAGTACATCATTGGAAGAGGAGCTCATGGAGTTGTTTACAAAGCCTCATTAGCCCCAGGCGAAGAATACGCCGTGAAGAAACTCATCTTCGCAGAAAGCGTACGTGCAAACCAGAATATGAAGAGAGAGATCGAGACGATCGGGCAAGTTAGGCATAGAAACCTCGTTCGGTTGGAAAGGTTTTGGATTATGAAAGACAATGGCCTGATGCTGTACAAGTACATGCCCAATGGAAGCTTACACGACGTTCTGCACAGAGGCAATAATCAAGGAGAAACAGGTCTTGACTGGTCTGCACGGTTCAACATAGCTCTTGGGATTGCACACGGGCTAGAGTATCTACACCATGACTGTCATCCACCAATCATCCACCGTGACATCAAACCAGAGAACATACTTATGGACTCGGAGATGGAGCCTCACATTGGAGATTTCGGATTGGCTAGGATTCTTGATGACTCGACTATTTCAACAGCAACCATCACAGGCACCACTGGTTACATTGCACCAG AAAATGCGTACAAGACGGTGAGATGCAAGGAATCAGATGTTTATAGTTATGGAGTTGTTTTGCTTGAGCTGATAACGGGAAAGAGAGCAGTGGACAGATCTTTCCCTGAGGAGACTGATATCGTGAGCTGGGTTAGATCTGTGTTAAGCAGCTACGAGGATGAAGAGGATTATACTGTTAGTCCAATCGTTGATCCAAGGCTTGTGGATGAGCTTCTAGATACACAGGTTAGAGAACAGGCAATTCTAGTTACAGACTTGGCACTTGTGTGTACGGACAAAAGGCCAGGGAACAGACCGTCCATGAGAGATGTGGTGAAAGAGTTGACTGATGTGAAAGATCTTGTAAGAAGCACTTCTGGTTCAGTTCAATAG
- the LOC117125796 gene encoding histone-lysine N-methyltransferase, H3 lysine-9 specific SUVH7-like, which produces MDESTPIEATPFSYLIPSFADDDDNLMENITSPTFQGVTPLQTVDDETPYTTPPANEENYNTPPSQPLLLATPLSSASPSDESNTAPVDPNMGPIKRGRGRPKGSKNSKPSKKKMETSHDPNNEVVVSGHNDETHNTSFSPHPPLVATDLQAIVPYDDSNHDSLADDDAAPSSDPLKRGRGRPKGSKSAKTPVKKLKPHNPDEKMVIFCPSFDSMITEEVKENGNEELVDSVRMRFNAVCRHLGHVSCEKAVVTTAFSRFTNLGVRTNKKKRIGPVPGVQPGDIFYFWGEMCLVGLHTQMPAGIDYLLAKDGAAEGLTTSVITSVGHYNDKTDELHFLVYTGQGGTCKDGKPRDQELTRGNLALIASQKRGNEVRVIRGIVDPRDEKRKVYIYDGLYVVTYYWIEKGTTGFDEFKFNLVRQQDQPSGFATWKLAEELMKCGSSNLLRKGFVFGDISLGLEALPVPIVNEVDENDKEWPLDFNYRVSSKNLSMMIVPNHQSTGCNNTCKGGQSCGDPTCSCIQRNGGDLPYDNHILLYRKPMIYECSDLCACPEDCKSRLTQSGLKLRLEVFKTKSCGWGLRSWEPIRAGTFICELVGTAKGRDEIEEDDEYIFDTSRVYKTFRWNYEPELVGEDCWEEVSEVYKLRSEILVSARAFGNVSRFMNHSCLANVMWQPVEYETDGQPLVNIVFFAKRHISPLTELRYDYGMSYDTGEIDEGGSKVFTGKRACLCGSENCRGSFE; this is translated from the coding sequence ATGGATGAGTCTACTCCAATCGAAGCTACACCGTTCAGCTATCTAATCCCGAGCTTTGCTGACGATGATGACAATCTGATGGAGAACATCACATCACCAACTTTCCAAGGGGTTACACCACTTCAAACCGTTGATGATGAGACCCCTTACACAACACCACCCGCTAATGAGGAAAACTACAACACACCACCCTCTCAACCTCTATTACTGGCCACACCACTCAGCTCCGCTTCACCATCTGATGAATCCAACACTGCTCCTGTCGATCCCAACATGGGTCCTATCAAAAGAGGACGAGGCCGACCAAAAGGTTCAAAGAATTCAAAGCCGTccaagaagaagatggaaacCTCTCATGATCCCAACAATGAAGTGGTTGTATCTGGTCACAATGACGAAACTCACAACACATCATTCTCCCCTCATCCTCCTCTAGTGGCCACAGATCTTCAAGCTATTGTACCATACGATGACTCCAACCACGACTCTTTGGCTGATGATGATGCTGCTCCGAGTAGCGATCCTCTTAAAAGAGGACGGGGCCGACCAAAGGGTTCGAAGAGCGCCAAGACGCCTGTGAAGAAGCTGAAACCCCATAATCCCGACGAGAAAATGGTAATATTTTGTCCGAGTTTTGACTCGATGATAACCGAAGAGGTGAAAGAAAATGGGAATGAAGAGCTGGTGGACTCCGTTCGGATGCGTTTCAACGCCGTTTGTCGTCACTTAGGCCACGTAAGCTGCGAGAAAGCTGTGGTCACAACTGCCTTCAGTAGGTTTACCAATCTGGGTGTCAGGActaacaagaagaagagaatcgGTCCGGTTCCGGGGGTACAACCAGGAGATATATTCTACTTCTGGGGAGAGATGTGTTTGGTTGGACTTCACACTCAGATGCCTGCTGGTATCGACTATCTACTAGCAAAAGATGGTGCAGCAGAAGGCTTAACAACAAGTGTCATTACATCAGTAGGACATTACAACGACAAAACGGACGAGCTTCATTTTTTGGTATACACCGGGCAAGGAGGAACGTGTAAGGATGGTAAACCTAGAGATCAAGAGCTTACAAGAGGAAACCTAGCGTTGATCGCAAGTCAGAAAAGAGGAAATGAAGTTAGAGTGATTAGAGGTATAGTAGATCCGCGCGATGAAAAAAGGAAAGTATATATCTACGATGGTCTCTATGTGGTAACCTATTATTGGATAGAGAAAGGGACCACCGGCTTTGATGAATTCAAGTTTAATCTTGTGAGACAACAAGACCAGCCTTCTGGTTTCGCCACGTGGAAGTTAGCTGAAGAATTGATGAAGTGTGGTTCGAGTAATTTGTTGAGGAAGGGTTTTGTGTTTGGAGATATTTCTCTTGGATTGGAGGCGTTACCAGTTCCGATCGTGAACGAGGTCGATGAGAACGACAAGGAGTGGCCTCTAGACTTCAACTACAGAGTCTCTTCGAAAAATTTAAGCATGATGATAGTTCCAAACCATCAATCTACTGGATGCAACAACACTTGTAAAGGTGGTCAGTCATGTGGAGATCCGACATGTTCTTGTATTCAAAGAAACGGCGGCGACTTACCGTATGATAACCACATTTTACTATATCGCAAACCGATGATCTACGAATGCAGCGACCTTTGTGCTTGCCCCGAGGACTGCAAGAGCAGGCTAACTCAAAGCGGTTTGAAACTCCGGTTGGAAGTGTTTAAGACGAAGAGCTGTGGTTGGGGGTTGCGTTCGTGGGAGCCCATACGAGCCGGGACTTTTATCTGCGAGTTGGTTGGCACAGCTAAGGGAAGAGATGAgattgaagaagacgacgagTACATCTTCGACACCTCTCGAGTTTACAAAACGTTTAGGTGGAACTACGAACCGGAACTTGTGGGTGAAGACTGTTGGGAAGAAGTCTCTGAAGTTTATAAACTTCGGTCGGAAATCTTGGTTAGTGCGAGAGCGTTTGGTAACGTTAGTCGGTTCATGAACCATAGCTGCTTGGCTAATGTTATGTGGCAGCCTGTTGAGTATGAAACGGATGGCCAACCTTTGGTTAATATTGTCTTTTTTGCAAAGAGACATATATCTCCGTTGACAGAGTTGAGATACGATTATGGAATGTCTTATGATACTGGAGAGATCGATGAAGGTGGAAGCAAGGTTTTTACAGGTAAAAGGGCTTGCTTGTGTGGTTCGGAAAATTGTCGTGGTTCTTTTGAGTGA